TGGAATCCGACGCCGCCTGGCTCGCGATGGGCCAGCGCATCGCCCAACGATGCCCCACTCCTGCAATGCAAAATGCTCGCTGGATTCGCGGCGATATCGGCCGGGAGTTCGCCTCCGCTCCGCATGATCTGGTGGTGATTGCATATGCGCTAGGCGAACTGCATCCAAGCGAAGCCGAATCATTGCTCAAGCGGGCCTGGAATCTCACCTCCAAATTCCTGGTGGTGGTGGAGCCGGGAACCATGCGCGGGTTTGGCGTGGTGAACGCCGCGCGATCGTTCTTGATCGCCACGGGCGCCCGCCTGCTGGCGCCGTGTCCGCACCAGGGACCGTGTCCCATGGCCGCGTCCCCCAAGACCGCGTCCCCCAAGACCGCGTCCAAAGACTGGTGCCATTTTGCCCAGCGCCTGGAGCGGACAGCGCTCCATCGCCGCCTCAAGGGCGGGGCCCTGGGCCATGAGGACGAGAAGTTTTCCTACGTCGTCGCCAGCAAAGTGGAGGCACCAGCCGCCGCGGCCCGCATCGTCCGCCATCCGCAGAAGCACGGCGGACACGTGCAGCTCGCGCTGTGCGCGCCGGAGGGCCTGAAGTCCACCACCGTAAGCCGCTCACAGAAACAGGCTTACAAGCTGGCCCGCAACGCCCGGTGGGGCCAGGCCTGGGACCCGGGCGTCGGCGACTAAGACGCTGGCTCGGCCAGGCCCTTCCCGTGCTGAAAACCATTCAGTGAGCGAACTAAGTATGTCGGCCCACGATGAGATGAAACGCTCCCTCCCCCTGGCGACACTATTTCTTTAGCGGAACTCTGATGCGGACGCGGCGCAGACGAAATTTTTTTTCTTGCGAAAT
The Terriglobia bacterium genome window above contains:
- a CDS encoding small ribosomal subunit Rsm22 family protein — protein: MRPPSELLSAVEPEISQVEAPRLAQASAQLSRQYQAGDCSAAAIKTDAQRAAYLAVRLPATYAAAWHVFSEVHRLAPHAEVASILDLGAGPGTAVHAAAEVFTSLNQATLLESDAAWLAMGQRIAQRCPTPAMQNARWIRGDIGREFASAPHDLVVIAYALGELHPSEAESLLKRAWNLTSKFLVVVEPGTMRGFGVVNAARSFLIATGARLLAPCPHQGPCPMAASPKTASPKTASKDWCHFAQRLERTALHRRLKGGALGHEDEKFSYVVASKVEAPAAAARIVRHPQKHGGHVQLALCAPEGLKSTTVSRSQKQAYKLARNARWGQAWDPGVGD